The Pelodiscus sinensis isolate JC-2024 chromosome 24, ASM4963464v1, whole genome shotgun sequence genomic interval AGGTGGGCGccgtggggggagcagacagcagccgAGCCGGGCGCCatggggggagcagacagcagccgAGCCGGGCGCCAcggggggagcagacagcagccgAGCCGGAcgctgtggggggagcagacagcagccgAGCCGGGCGCCatggggggagcagacagcagccgAGCCGGGCgcgtggggggagcagacagTAGCCGGAGGTGGGTGCTGGGGACGGAGCAGACAGCAGCCGAGCCGGGCGCCatggggggagcagacagcagctGAGCCGGGTGCCGTGcgggggagcagacagcagccgAGCCGGGTGccgtgggggggagcagacagcagccgAGCCGGGTGccgtggggggagcagacagcagccgagccgggcgctgtggggggagcagacagcagccaaaccgggtgccatggggggagcagacagcagccgAGGTGGGCGccgtggggggagcagacagcagccgAGCCGGGCGCCACGGAGGGAGCAGACAGCAGCCGAGCGGAcgctgtggggggagcagacagcagccgAGGTGGGCGccgtggggggagcagacagcagccgAGCCGGGCGCCatggggggagcagacagcagccgAGCCGGGCGCCAcggggggagcagacagcagccgAGCCGGAcgctgtggggggagcagacagcagccgAGCCGGGCACCatggggggagcagacagcagccgAGCCGGGCGccgtggggggagcagacagcagccgAGCCGGGCGccgtggggggagcagacagcagccgAGCCGGAcgctgtggggggagcagacagcagccgAGCCGGGCAccgtggggggagcagacagcagccgAGCCGGGCAccgtggggggagcagacagcagccgAGCCGGGCGccgtggggggagcagacagcagccgAGCCGGAcgctgtggggggagcagacagcagccgAGCCGGGCGCcgtgaggggagcagacagcagccgAGCCGGGCACCGTGGGGGGATCAGACAGCAGCCGAGCCGGGCGCCAcggggggagcagacagcagccgAGCCGGGCGccgtggggggagcagacagcagccgAGCCGGGCGCCAcggggggagcagacagcagccgAGCCGGGCGccgtggggggagcagacagcagccgAGCCGGGCGccgtggggggagcagacagcagccgagctgggcgctgtggggggagcagacagcagccgAGCCAGGCACTGACGGACGCAGTGATACATTAAGTCCCCACCAGAGGGTGCAGCTGCGGGCGTGTCACTGAACCGGGGGCCACGCTGGGGACGAGGTGCAGCCAGCTGAGGGGGTGGATGGACCTTGGGACCCACCGCCTCAGTTTCTCCCCCCCAGCGGTACTAAGGGGGCAAGGGGCAAATGGGAGAGATTTGTCTGCCAGGGTGAAATTCTGCTAGAATAAATACTTAACCTGGCAATAACAAcagtgtgcacgtgtgtgtcttGGCACTCTGCCCGTTTGTGTATCAGCGAGGGGTGTGTGTTCCTGTGTGTGTCCTTGTGTTTGTGAGCCTgcgaggtgtgtgtgtggtgtgtgcatgGTGTGTGTTCCTGTGTGTGTCCTTGTGTTTGTGAGCCTgcgaggtgtgtgtgtggtgtgtgcatgGCGTGTGTTCCTGTGTGTTGCCAGGACTGCCTTGTGTGTccttgtgtttgtgtgtctgcgaggtgtgtgtgtggtgtgtgcatgGTGTGTGTTCCTATGTGTTGCCAGGACTGCCTTGTGAGTccttgtgtttgtgtgtctgcgaGGTGTGTGTATTTGGACAGTGTGCAGGTGTGTTTTTGTTTAGTGTaagtgtgtgggggcggggaatgcttgccccgtgtgtgtgtgtgtgtgtgtgtgtgtgtgtgtgtgtgtgtgcgccatcTGGCAGTGCTGTGTCTGTGTACGCAGTGTGTGTTGTGTAGCACCCCCTACCAACCCAGGCCTTTGACAGGCAAAAACATCCCTTTGGTATCTCAAGGGTTAACGGGTCTGTTGCTGGTCCAGTACAGCGCGCTACAATCCACACGGATCGCCCTACAGCGTGGATAGGGCCCTGGAGAGCAGCCGCCGCTccagagctcccagcccctgggaaATCTCCCTCTGCCACCACCAGTATGGGGTCTATGACACGCAGGGGGAGCAATTTCCGTTTCCGCCAGCCAGGCAGAGCAGTGTCACCTGCACGGGTGACCCTCAGACAAACCCAAGGAACCCGGCGTCCGGCGTCCAGCTCCGatactggcggggggggggggctggtttccgcgctgggctcagggcagcagcgctgccagcagcagcaggaggcaggggagactgAGGCTGCCGCGGAGGCGGAAGGCGCcgctgggggcgggcaggcgcGGTGTCTGGGGAGCCCGGGGGCGGGTGTAGACGGAGCCGCCGGCGTTCGTCACAGGCCCCTTCGGCTCCGGCCCCGGGGTGCTGGCGTTGTCGCGGGCACCTCGCAGGGCGTCGCTGGGGGTTTCCACGGTGATGGGGAAGGAGATGGAGGGCCAGTCCCGGTCGCCCTCGATgcgctcccacctgccctccggCCGGGCAGTGCCACGGGACGCCTGACCGCCAGCCGGAGCCACGGCCAGGGGCTTGGTGCCGAGGGTTTTGTTCTGCCCGCCGGAGgaaccagcccagccctgggagaagctCCTGTTCTGGCCCACGGGGGTGATGGCCTCGTGGCCGCCTGTGGCCAAGCGCCCAGGGTGCGGGGTGACGTCCTGTCTGCCTGAAGGGGGTGCGGCGTGGTACCACCGCCCTTCGGAACTCCTGGTGGTCGCCGCCTCCCGGTCGCcgtggccccctgcccccccggcaaCAAGGGCCACGTCCTTCCCGGCGACGGGCTTGGGGATGCCGCTGGGCGTGGTGgtgcgggcgggggcgggggggctggcgcCAGGCCACCCCTCGGCCACGTGCCCGTTCATGATGCGGGTGTTGCAGAGGCTCCCGGTGCAGCAGAAAACCTCGGCGTCGTCCAGCTCCTGCACCAGGGCCAGCAGCGAGCTCTGGCACATGGCCGGCGTGGCACAGCCCTTAAAGGTCACCAGGACCGAaccggcgccccctgcaggccagAGGGCAGAGGGTCAGGACTccagccagtccccgcccccagccggcgccccctgcaggagaCAGGCCCCATGccctttccccgccccccagccagtccctgccccccagtcggcgccccctgcaggagaCAGGCCCcatgccccttccccgccccccagccagtccccgcccccagccagcgccccctgcaggagaCAGGCCCcgtgccccttccccgccccccagccagtccccgcccccagacggcgccccctgcaggggacAGGCCCCgtgccccattccctgtcccccagccagtccctgccccccagccggcgccccctgcaggagaCAGGCCCcgtgccccttccccgccccccagccagtccccgcccccagccggcgccccctgcagggcacaGGCCCcgtgccccttccccgccccccagccagtccctgccccccagccggcgccccctgcaggagaCAGGCCCCGtgcccattccccgccccccagccagtccccgcccccagccggcgCCCCATGCAGGGCACAGGCCCcgtgccccttccccgccccccagccagtccctgccccccagccggcgccccctgcaggagaCAGGCCCcgtgccccttccccgccccccagccagtccctgcccccagccggcgccccctgcagggcacaGGCCCcgtgccccttccccgccccccagccagtccccgcccccagccggcgccccctgcagggcacaGGCCCCGTGCCCCttccccgcctcccagccagtccctgcccccagccggcgccccctgcaggggacAGGCCCcgtgccccttccccgccccccagccagtccccgcccccagccggcgccccctgcagggcacaGGCCCcgtgccccttccccgccccccagccagtccctgcccccagccggcgccccctgcagggcacaGGCCCagtgccccttccccgccccccagccagtccctgcccccagccagtccccgcccccagccggcgccccctgcaggggacAGGCCCCGtgccccattccccgccccccagccagtccccgcccccagccggcgccccctgcagggcacaGGCCCcgtgccccttccccgccccccagccagtccccgcccccagccggcgCCCCCTGAGGGAGAGACCCCGCGCCCCACTCACCAGAGTGGCTGCGGCCGATCCCCTCCAGGCACATGTTGTGCTGCCCCACACAGGACATCGTGGTCATTGAGCTGACGGTGCAGCCAATTTCGTCCTCGTCCGCGCAGCTGTAGCATTGCAGCCCGTTGTGCAGCTTGGCCTCCGTGTGGAAATCTTGGGAGGGGGTTGGATCCATGAGCCTGTCAACCTGatacccccagcccctcccatctGATCAgaccatgggcccatctaccccggtatcctgcctcccccccatcagctccatgggcccatctaccctggtatcctgcctcctcccccatcagctccctgggcccatctaccccggtatcctgcctcctcccccatcagctccatgggcccatctaccctggtatcctgcctcctcccccatcagctccctgggcccatctaccccggtatcctgcctcctcccccatcagctccatggacccatctaccctggtatcctacctcccccccatcagctctatgggcccatctaccctggtatcctgcctcccccccatcagctccatgggcccatctaccctagtatcctgcctcccccccccatcagctccatgggcccatctaccctggtatcctgcctcccccccatcagctctatgggcccatctaccctgatatcctgcctcccccccccatcagctccatgggcccatctaccctggtatcctgcctcctcctccatcagctccatgggcccatctaccctggtatcctgcctcctcccccatcagctccatgggcccatctaccctggtatcctgcctcctcccccatcagctccatgggcccatctaccctggtatcctgcctcctcccccatcagctccatgggcccatctaccctggtatcctgcctcctcccccatcagctccatgggcccatctaccctggtatcctgcctcctcccccatcagctccatgggcccatctaccctggtatcctgcctcctcccccatcagctccatgggcccatctaccctggtatcctgcctcctcccccatcagctccatgggcccatctaccctggtatcctgcctcccccccatcagctccatgggcccatctaccctggtatcctgcctcccccccatcagctctatgggcccatctaccctgatatcctgcctcccccccatcagctctatgggcccatctaccctgatatcctgcctccccccccatcagctccatgggtccatctaccctggtatcctgcctccctccccccatcagctccatgggcccatctaccctggtatcctgcctcccccccatcagctcc includes:
- the LOC142819543 gene encoding urokinase plasminogen activator surface receptor-like → MARGLALIPLLALLAPGCGLRCKSCRGELGCPEEVEVTCGPGETSCRTAVRSAAVTFLRFQTVSKGCARHARPDEALALSSHLLALSYRARHCQGDACNAASLAPEPATPNQLRCHACTSQGAWCPLSARTQLGCTGSQDQCLDLDVTGTLGEFANTKLKGCASLSRCQDGLGFHSSSRAIQARCCSTPLCNHQDTDFHTEAKLHNGLQCYSCADEDEIGCTVSSMTTMSCVGQHNMCLEGIGRSHSGGAGSVLVTFKGCATPAMCQSSLLALVQELDDAEVFCCTGSLCNTRIMNGHVAEGWPGASPPAPARTTTPSGIPKPVAGKDVALVAGGAGGHGDREAATTRSSEGRWYHAAPPSGRQDVTPHPGRLATGGHEAITPVGQNRSFSQGWAGSSGGQNKTLGTKPLAVAPAGGQASRGTARPEGRWERIEGDRDWPSISFPITVETPSDALRGARDNASTPGPEPKGPVTNAGGSVYTRPRAPQTPRLPAPSGAFRLRGSLSLPCLLLLLAALLP